In Bombus pyrosoma isolate SC7728 linkage group LG2, ASM1482585v1, whole genome shotgun sequence, a genomic segment contains:
- the LOC122575121 gene encoding PDZ domain-containing protein 4 isoform X1, whose protein sequence is MTLDLSHFAARGRMNLLFEIKRILFFVVPRYPPPLCTRFVRCRDSCRVCILSNIRRKNRRDIDGILGCRPYAFKVNGQDVSNSSHEDAVRCFQSAQEPIIVEVLRRQPTQQQQQQQHSQRIGWKEQESRSTEPEKEWERMAEGGNKRDQHAINICSNLVSTAVQTDWAGLLETEEEELLPVVDEQPNDSFEDFLAHDIDFEEVTLRKAGSAEKLGLTVCYSSGSGSEDADTEVYISEIVPESLAARDGRLREGDQILRVNGKDVANKEQTENLFAETKNAVTILVSRCLYQEDDYKERRVYSRGSPLLSPDHLPSYQNSLIEQLIRQQQQQTEERTKDTEEDGSTLRPPPPPPPPVPCHTLGHQANNNTPSSSCSSQTSQKSSGRNAASPARHADHDRKQWMQETLKDCSKKMEGLCVRGQSQTGCGGGGGGGGGGMIAVRLADAYSNHVWSETEHIYETIPESDSEPIYSSPYEHHRRWHHANHTPSVVATAQPTITTVPPPPTTIVSTIAIAITTTANTTTSNALIQYSQNQANQSGRWYCSSKSNSSGEEKDSSSAYNTGESCNSNPLTLELQRGERDHHKSTLVLCPPKALAVQQQQQQQQQRLGCTCPAFTNRHTKNQSNKRGSSSHYYRDRATDPTNLPADTMYTNIANLQQTMLLQQQLFKQALDRRNSTIGGSRESSSVTAVAAGGTAKKSRSHGNFQAPNLTRYQFVGSQQVCASSSWIPPEDKANDVQMEWKVKRRADGTRYIARRPVRNRILRNRAIKISEERAGHSTEDDTMSEVKVGRYWTKEERKRQLERARERKQRQQELQLQQQQQQQLQQQQQQQQQQLQMQQTNELLTCEHGEHEKLPKKPLNIVELSHKKMARKKNTLDDFTTVQEMLVHGNRIGSAGGPGTGGKLMGLLSVTTV, encoded by the exons ATGACGCTAGACCTTTCGCACTTCGCAGCTCGGGGTAGAATGAATCTTTTGTTCGAAATTAAAcggattcttttctttgttgtcCCTCGATATCCCCCCCCCCTATGCACGCGTTTTGTTAGATGTCGCGACAGTTGCCGCGTATGCATTCTGTCGAATATTCGGCGAAAGAAccgtagggatatcgatggtatATTAGGATGTCGGCCTTACGCTTTCAAG GTAAATGGCCAAGATGTATCGAACTCGAGTCACGAAGACGCGGTGCGTTGCTTTCAATCGGCCCAAGAACCGATCATCGTCGAGGTATTGCGACGACAGCCAActcaacagcaacaacagcaacagcatAGTCAGCGAATCGGATGGAAGGAACAGGAGAGTCGAAGCACAGAACCGGAGAAAGAATGGGAGAGAATGGCCGAAGGTGGCAACAAACGCGATCAACACGCGATTAACATCTGTTCGAATCTGGTGTCGACCGCGGTGCAGACCGACTGGGCTGGACTTCTCGAGACCGAGGAGGAAGAACTGCTGCCGGTCGTCGACGAGCAGCCAAACGATAGCTTCGAGGACTTTCTCGCGCACGACATCGATTTCGAG GAGGTGACGTTGCGGAAGGCGGGCAGCGCCGAGAAGCTAGGACTCACGGTGTGTTACAGTTCCGGATCCGGCAGCGAAGACGCCGACACCGAGGTCTACATCTCGGAAATAGTTCCTGAAAGTCTGGCAGCGCGCGATGGCCGATTGCGAGAAGGCGACCAAATCTTGAGG GTGAACGGAAAGGACGTGGCGAACAAAGAACAAACGGAGAACCTGTTCGCCGAAACGAAAAACGCCGTGACCATTCTCGTCAGTCGATGTCTTTATCAG GAGGACGATTACAAGGAGAGGCGCGTGTACTCTCGG GGCTCGCCGCTGCTTTCGCCGGACCATCTACCTTCCTACCAGAACAGCCTGATCGAGCAGTTGATTcggcagcagcaacagcagacGGAGGAACGGACCAAAGACACGGAAGAGGACGGTTCGACGTTGAggccgccgccgccaccgcctcCACCGGTGCCCTGTCACACGCTTGGACACCAAGCAAACAACAACACCCCTTCCTCGAGCTGTTCTTCCCAAACGTCGCAAAAATCTTCCGGTAGAAACGCTGCGTCGCCTGCGCGACACGCGGATCACGATCGCAAACAGTGGATGCAGGAGACGTTGAAGGATTGCTCGAAGAAGATGGAGGGTCTCTGTGTGCGCGGTCAATCGCAAACAGGTTGCGGAGGCGGAggcggaggaggaggaggaggaatgATCGCGGTTAGGTTGGCAGACGCTTACTCGAATCACGTGTGGAGCGAAACAGAACACATCTACGAGACTATACCGGAGTCTGACAGCGAACCGATCTACTCGTCGCCGTATGAACATCACAGACGTTGGCATCATGCGAATCATACTCCTAGCGTCGTCGCTACTGCACAACCAACCATCACCACCGTCCCTCCGCCACCGACGACCATCGTTTCTACCATCGCGATCGCCATCACGACTACTGCAAATACCACCACGTCGAACGCGCTGATTCAATACTCGCAGAACCAAGCGAATCAGAGTGGAAGATGGTACTGTTCGTCGAAGAGCAACAGCTCGGGCGAGGAGAAGGATAGCTCGAGCGCGTACAACACTGGAGAATCCTGCAACAGCAATCCGCTCACGTTAGAATTGCAACGCGGTGAAAGGGATCATCACAAGAGTACGCTGGTGCTTTGCCCCCCGAAAGCGTTGGCTGtacagcaacaacagcagcagcaacaacagaGGCTCGGTTGCACGTGCCCCGCGTTCACCAACAGACATACAAAGAACCAGTCGAACAAAAGAGGCTCGAGTTCTCATTATTACAGAGATCGTGCGACGGATCCAACCAACTTGCCCGCGGATACTATGTACACGAACATTGCTAACCTTCAGCAAACGATGCTTCTGCAGCAGCAGCTGTTCAAGCAGGCTCTCGACCGTAGAAACTCGACCATCGGTGGATCTAGAGAGAGCAGCAGCGTTACCGCGGTCGCTGCCGGTGGCACTGCGAAAAAGTCCAGGTCTCATGGTAATTTTCAAGCACCGAACTTGACTCGGTACCAGTTTGTCGGCAGTCAACAGGTGTGCGCGTCCAGTTCCTGGATACCACCGGAGGACAAAGCGAACGACGTGCAGATGGAGTGGAAAGTGAAGAGGAGGGCGGACGGAACCAGGTACATCGCTCGGAGGCCAGTCAGGAATCGCATTCTGAGAAATAGGGCGATCAAAATATCGGAAGAGCGAGCCGGTCACAGCACGGAAGACGACACCATGTCGGAAGTGAAG GTTGGCAGATACTGGACCAAGGAAGAACGTAAGAGACAGCTGGAACGTGCTCGCGAACGCAAACAGAGACAACAAGAACTTCAGctgcagcaacagcaacagcaacaacttcagcaacagcagcaacaacagcaacaacagctTCAAATGCAGCAGACCAACGAATTGTTAACGTGCGAGCATGGCGAGCACGAGAAGCTTCCGAAGAAACCGTTGAATATCGTAGAACTGAGTCACAAAAAAATGGCTCGTAAAAAGAACACCCTGGACGATTTCACTACCGTTCAGGAGATGTTGGTTCATGGAAACAGAATCGGTAGCGCGGGAGGTCCCGGTACCGGTGGCAAACTGATGGGTCTTCTTTCGGTAACGACCGTTTGA
- the LOC122575121 gene encoding PDZ domain-containing protein 4 isoform X2, with protein MTLDLSHFAARGRMNLLFEIKRILFFVVPRYPPPLCTRFVRCRDSCRVCILSNIRRKNRRDIDGILGCRPYAFKVNGQDVSNSSHEDAVRCFQSAQEPIIVEVLRRQPTQQQQQQQHSQRIGWKEQESRSTEPEKEWERMAEGGNKRDQHAINICSNLVSTAVQTDWAGLLETEEEELLPVVDEQPNDSFEDFLAHDIDFEEVTLRKAGSAEKLGLTVCYSSGSGSEDADTEVYISEIVPESLAARDGRLREGDQILRVNGKDVANKEQTENLFAETKNAVTILVSRCLYQGSPLLSPDHLPSYQNSLIEQLIRQQQQQTEERTKDTEEDGSTLRPPPPPPPPVPCHTLGHQANNNTPSSSCSSQTSQKSSGRNAASPARHADHDRKQWMQETLKDCSKKMEGLCVRGQSQTGCGGGGGGGGGGMIAVRLADAYSNHVWSETEHIYETIPESDSEPIYSSPYEHHRRWHHANHTPSVVATAQPTITTVPPPPTTIVSTIAIAITTTANTTTSNALIQYSQNQANQSGRWYCSSKSNSSGEEKDSSSAYNTGESCNSNPLTLELQRGERDHHKSTLVLCPPKALAVQQQQQQQQQRLGCTCPAFTNRHTKNQSNKRGSSSHYYRDRATDPTNLPADTMYTNIANLQQTMLLQQQLFKQALDRRNSTIGGSRESSSVTAVAAGGTAKKSRSHGNFQAPNLTRYQFVGSQQVCASSSWIPPEDKANDVQMEWKVKRRADGTRYIARRPVRNRILRNRAIKISEERAGHSTEDDTMSEVKVGRYWTKEERKRQLERARERKQRQQELQLQQQQQQQLQQQQQQQQQQLQMQQTNELLTCEHGEHEKLPKKPLNIVELSHKKMARKKNTLDDFTTVQEMLVHGNRIGSAGGPGTGGKLMGLLSVTTV; from the exons ATGACGCTAGACCTTTCGCACTTCGCAGCTCGGGGTAGAATGAATCTTTTGTTCGAAATTAAAcggattcttttctttgttgtcCCTCGATATCCCCCCCCCCTATGCACGCGTTTTGTTAGATGTCGCGACAGTTGCCGCGTATGCATTCTGTCGAATATTCGGCGAAAGAAccgtagggatatcgatggtatATTAGGATGTCGGCCTTACGCTTTCAAG GTAAATGGCCAAGATGTATCGAACTCGAGTCACGAAGACGCGGTGCGTTGCTTTCAATCGGCCCAAGAACCGATCATCGTCGAGGTATTGCGACGACAGCCAActcaacagcaacaacagcaacagcatAGTCAGCGAATCGGATGGAAGGAACAGGAGAGTCGAAGCACAGAACCGGAGAAAGAATGGGAGAGAATGGCCGAAGGTGGCAACAAACGCGATCAACACGCGATTAACATCTGTTCGAATCTGGTGTCGACCGCGGTGCAGACCGACTGGGCTGGACTTCTCGAGACCGAGGAGGAAGAACTGCTGCCGGTCGTCGACGAGCAGCCAAACGATAGCTTCGAGGACTTTCTCGCGCACGACATCGATTTCGAG GAGGTGACGTTGCGGAAGGCGGGCAGCGCCGAGAAGCTAGGACTCACGGTGTGTTACAGTTCCGGATCCGGCAGCGAAGACGCCGACACCGAGGTCTACATCTCGGAAATAGTTCCTGAAAGTCTGGCAGCGCGCGATGGCCGATTGCGAGAAGGCGACCAAATCTTGAGG GTGAACGGAAAGGACGTGGCGAACAAAGAACAAACGGAGAACCTGTTCGCCGAAACGAAAAACGCCGTGACCATTCTCGTCAGTCGATGTCTTTATCAG GGCTCGCCGCTGCTTTCGCCGGACCATCTACCTTCCTACCAGAACAGCCTGATCGAGCAGTTGATTcggcagcagcaacagcagacGGAGGAACGGACCAAAGACACGGAAGAGGACGGTTCGACGTTGAggccgccgccgccaccgcctcCACCGGTGCCCTGTCACACGCTTGGACACCAAGCAAACAACAACACCCCTTCCTCGAGCTGTTCTTCCCAAACGTCGCAAAAATCTTCCGGTAGAAACGCTGCGTCGCCTGCGCGACACGCGGATCACGATCGCAAACAGTGGATGCAGGAGACGTTGAAGGATTGCTCGAAGAAGATGGAGGGTCTCTGTGTGCGCGGTCAATCGCAAACAGGTTGCGGAGGCGGAggcggaggaggaggaggaggaatgATCGCGGTTAGGTTGGCAGACGCTTACTCGAATCACGTGTGGAGCGAAACAGAACACATCTACGAGACTATACCGGAGTCTGACAGCGAACCGATCTACTCGTCGCCGTATGAACATCACAGACGTTGGCATCATGCGAATCATACTCCTAGCGTCGTCGCTACTGCACAACCAACCATCACCACCGTCCCTCCGCCACCGACGACCATCGTTTCTACCATCGCGATCGCCATCACGACTACTGCAAATACCACCACGTCGAACGCGCTGATTCAATACTCGCAGAACCAAGCGAATCAGAGTGGAAGATGGTACTGTTCGTCGAAGAGCAACAGCTCGGGCGAGGAGAAGGATAGCTCGAGCGCGTACAACACTGGAGAATCCTGCAACAGCAATCCGCTCACGTTAGAATTGCAACGCGGTGAAAGGGATCATCACAAGAGTACGCTGGTGCTTTGCCCCCCGAAAGCGTTGGCTGtacagcaacaacagcagcagcaacaacagaGGCTCGGTTGCACGTGCCCCGCGTTCACCAACAGACATACAAAGAACCAGTCGAACAAAAGAGGCTCGAGTTCTCATTATTACAGAGATCGTGCGACGGATCCAACCAACTTGCCCGCGGATACTATGTACACGAACATTGCTAACCTTCAGCAAACGATGCTTCTGCAGCAGCAGCTGTTCAAGCAGGCTCTCGACCGTAGAAACTCGACCATCGGTGGATCTAGAGAGAGCAGCAGCGTTACCGCGGTCGCTGCCGGTGGCACTGCGAAAAAGTCCAGGTCTCATGGTAATTTTCAAGCACCGAACTTGACTCGGTACCAGTTTGTCGGCAGTCAACAGGTGTGCGCGTCCAGTTCCTGGATACCACCGGAGGACAAAGCGAACGACGTGCAGATGGAGTGGAAAGTGAAGAGGAGGGCGGACGGAACCAGGTACATCGCTCGGAGGCCAGTCAGGAATCGCATTCTGAGAAATAGGGCGATCAAAATATCGGAAGAGCGAGCCGGTCACAGCACGGAAGACGACACCATGTCGGAAGTGAAG GTTGGCAGATACTGGACCAAGGAAGAACGTAAGAGACAGCTGGAACGTGCTCGCGAACGCAAACAGAGACAACAAGAACTTCAGctgcagcaacagcaacagcaacaacttcagcaacagcagcaacaacagcaacaacagctTCAAATGCAGCAGACCAACGAATTGTTAACGTGCGAGCATGGCGAGCACGAGAAGCTTCCGAAGAAACCGTTGAATATCGTAGAACTGAGTCACAAAAAAATGGCTCGTAAAAAGAACACCCTGGACGATTTCACTACCGTTCAGGAGATGTTGGTTCATGGAAACAGAATCGGTAGCGCGGGAGGTCCCGGTACCGGTGGCAAACTGATGGGTCTTCTTTCGGTAACGACCGTTTGA
- the LOC122575121 gene encoding PDZ domain-containing protein 4 isoform X4, which produces MRRPEKHGGDISKGKKVNGQDVSNSSHEDAVRCFQSAQEPIIVEVLRRQPTQQQQQQQHSQRIGWKEQESRSTEPEKEWERMAEGGNKRDQHAINICSNLVSTAVQTDWAGLLETEEEELLPVVDEQPNDSFEDFLAHDIDFEEVTLRKAGSAEKLGLTVCYSSGSGSEDADTEVYISEIVPESLAARDGRLREGDQILRVNGKDVANKEQTENLFAETKNAVTILVSRCLYQEDDYKERRVYSRGSPLLSPDHLPSYQNSLIEQLIRQQQQQTEERTKDTEEDGSTLRPPPPPPPPVPCHTLGHQANNNTPSSSCSSQTSQKSSGRNAASPARHADHDRKQWMQETLKDCSKKMEGLCVRGQSQTGCGGGGGGGGGGMIAVRLADAYSNHVWSETEHIYETIPESDSEPIYSSPYEHHRRWHHANHTPSVVATAQPTITTVPPPPTTIVSTIAIAITTTANTTTSNALIQYSQNQANQSGRWYCSSKSNSSGEEKDSSSAYNTGESCNSNPLTLELQRGERDHHKSTLVLCPPKALAVQQQQQQQQQRLGCTCPAFTNRHTKNQSNKRGSSSHYYRDRATDPTNLPADTMYTNIANLQQTMLLQQQLFKQALDRRNSTIGGSRESSSVTAVAAGGTAKKSRSHGNFQAPNLTRYQFVGSQQVCASSSWIPPEDKANDVQMEWKVKRRADGTRYIARRPVRNRILRNRAIKISEERAGHSTEDDTMSEVKVGRYWTKEERKRQLERARERKQRQQELQLQQQQQQQLQQQQQQQQQQLQMQQTNELLTCEHGEHEKLPKKPLNIVELSHKKMARKKNTLDDFTTVQEMLVHGNRIGSAGGPGTGGKLMGLLSVTTV; this is translated from the exons ATGCGCCGTCCGGAAAAACACGGTGGCGATATCAGCAAAGGGAAAAAG GTAAATGGCCAAGATGTATCGAACTCGAGTCACGAAGACGCGGTGCGTTGCTTTCAATCGGCCCAAGAACCGATCATCGTCGAGGTATTGCGACGACAGCCAActcaacagcaacaacagcaacagcatAGTCAGCGAATCGGATGGAAGGAACAGGAGAGTCGAAGCACAGAACCGGAGAAAGAATGGGAGAGAATGGCCGAAGGTGGCAACAAACGCGATCAACACGCGATTAACATCTGTTCGAATCTGGTGTCGACCGCGGTGCAGACCGACTGGGCTGGACTTCTCGAGACCGAGGAGGAAGAACTGCTGCCGGTCGTCGACGAGCAGCCAAACGATAGCTTCGAGGACTTTCTCGCGCACGACATCGATTTCGAG GAGGTGACGTTGCGGAAGGCGGGCAGCGCCGAGAAGCTAGGACTCACGGTGTGTTACAGTTCCGGATCCGGCAGCGAAGACGCCGACACCGAGGTCTACATCTCGGAAATAGTTCCTGAAAGTCTGGCAGCGCGCGATGGCCGATTGCGAGAAGGCGACCAAATCTTGAGG GTGAACGGAAAGGACGTGGCGAACAAAGAACAAACGGAGAACCTGTTCGCCGAAACGAAAAACGCCGTGACCATTCTCGTCAGTCGATGTCTTTATCAG GAGGACGATTACAAGGAGAGGCGCGTGTACTCTCGG GGCTCGCCGCTGCTTTCGCCGGACCATCTACCTTCCTACCAGAACAGCCTGATCGAGCAGTTGATTcggcagcagcaacagcagacGGAGGAACGGACCAAAGACACGGAAGAGGACGGTTCGACGTTGAggccgccgccgccaccgcctcCACCGGTGCCCTGTCACACGCTTGGACACCAAGCAAACAACAACACCCCTTCCTCGAGCTGTTCTTCCCAAACGTCGCAAAAATCTTCCGGTAGAAACGCTGCGTCGCCTGCGCGACACGCGGATCACGATCGCAAACAGTGGATGCAGGAGACGTTGAAGGATTGCTCGAAGAAGATGGAGGGTCTCTGTGTGCGCGGTCAATCGCAAACAGGTTGCGGAGGCGGAggcggaggaggaggaggaggaatgATCGCGGTTAGGTTGGCAGACGCTTACTCGAATCACGTGTGGAGCGAAACAGAACACATCTACGAGACTATACCGGAGTCTGACAGCGAACCGATCTACTCGTCGCCGTATGAACATCACAGACGTTGGCATCATGCGAATCATACTCCTAGCGTCGTCGCTACTGCACAACCAACCATCACCACCGTCCCTCCGCCACCGACGACCATCGTTTCTACCATCGCGATCGCCATCACGACTACTGCAAATACCACCACGTCGAACGCGCTGATTCAATACTCGCAGAACCAAGCGAATCAGAGTGGAAGATGGTACTGTTCGTCGAAGAGCAACAGCTCGGGCGAGGAGAAGGATAGCTCGAGCGCGTACAACACTGGAGAATCCTGCAACAGCAATCCGCTCACGTTAGAATTGCAACGCGGTGAAAGGGATCATCACAAGAGTACGCTGGTGCTTTGCCCCCCGAAAGCGTTGGCTGtacagcaacaacagcagcagcaacaacagaGGCTCGGTTGCACGTGCCCCGCGTTCACCAACAGACATACAAAGAACCAGTCGAACAAAAGAGGCTCGAGTTCTCATTATTACAGAGATCGTGCGACGGATCCAACCAACTTGCCCGCGGATACTATGTACACGAACATTGCTAACCTTCAGCAAACGATGCTTCTGCAGCAGCAGCTGTTCAAGCAGGCTCTCGACCGTAGAAACTCGACCATCGGTGGATCTAGAGAGAGCAGCAGCGTTACCGCGGTCGCTGCCGGTGGCACTGCGAAAAAGTCCAGGTCTCATGGTAATTTTCAAGCACCGAACTTGACTCGGTACCAGTTTGTCGGCAGTCAACAGGTGTGCGCGTCCAGTTCCTGGATACCACCGGAGGACAAAGCGAACGACGTGCAGATGGAGTGGAAAGTGAAGAGGAGGGCGGACGGAACCAGGTACATCGCTCGGAGGCCAGTCAGGAATCGCATTCTGAGAAATAGGGCGATCAAAATATCGGAAGAGCGAGCCGGTCACAGCACGGAAGACGACACCATGTCGGAAGTGAAG GTTGGCAGATACTGGACCAAGGAAGAACGTAAGAGACAGCTGGAACGTGCTCGCGAACGCAAACAGAGACAACAAGAACTTCAGctgcagcaacagcaacagcaacaacttcagcaacagcagcaacaacagcaacaacagctTCAAATGCAGCAGACCAACGAATTGTTAACGTGCGAGCATGGCGAGCACGAGAAGCTTCCGAAGAAACCGTTGAATATCGTAGAACTGAGTCACAAAAAAATGGCTCGTAAAAAGAACACCCTGGACGATTTCACTACCGTTCAGGAGATGTTGGTTCATGGAAACAGAATCGGTAGCGCGGGAGGTCCCGGTACCGGTGGCAAACTGATGGGTCTTCTTTCGGTAACGACCGTTTGA
- the LOC122575121 gene encoding PDZ domain-containing protein 4 isoform X3, translating into MYVISGALSRYRPRAGSLPHHRNVMNRQVNGQDVSNSSHEDAVRCFQSAQEPIIVEVLRRQPTQQQQQQQHSQRIGWKEQESRSTEPEKEWERMAEGGNKRDQHAINICSNLVSTAVQTDWAGLLETEEEELLPVVDEQPNDSFEDFLAHDIDFEEVTLRKAGSAEKLGLTVCYSSGSGSEDADTEVYISEIVPESLAARDGRLREGDQILRVNGKDVANKEQTENLFAETKNAVTILVSRCLYQEDDYKERRVYSRGSPLLSPDHLPSYQNSLIEQLIRQQQQQTEERTKDTEEDGSTLRPPPPPPPPVPCHTLGHQANNNTPSSSCSSQTSQKSSGRNAASPARHADHDRKQWMQETLKDCSKKMEGLCVRGQSQTGCGGGGGGGGGGMIAVRLADAYSNHVWSETEHIYETIPESDSEPIYSSPYEHHRRWHHANHTPSVVATAQPTITTVPPPPTTIVSTIAIAITTTANTTTSNALIQYSQNQANQSGRWYCSSKSNSSGEEKDSSSAYNTGESCNSNPLTLELQRGERDHHKSTLVLCPPKALAVQQQQQQQQQRLGCTCPAFTNRHTKNQSNKRGSSSHYYRDRATDPTNLPADTMYTNIANLQQTMLLQQQLFKQALDRRNSTIGGSRESSSVTAVAAGGTAKKSRSHGNFQAPNLTRYQFVGSQQVCASSSWIPPEDKANDVQMEWKVKRRADGTRYIARRPVRNRILRNRAIKISEERAGHSTEDDTMSEVKVGRYWTKEERKRQLERARERKQRQQELQLQQQQQQQLQQQQQQQQQQLQMQQTNELLTCEHGEHEKLPKKPLNIVELSHKKMARKKNTLDDFTTVQEMLVHGNRIGSAGGPGTGGKLMGLLSVTTV; encoded by the exons ATGTATGTTATATCAGGCGCGTTATCCCGATATCGACCAAGGGCCGGTAGCCTACCGCATCACCGCAACGTAATGAACCGCCAG GTAAATGGCCAAGATGTATCGAACTCGAGTCACGAAGACGCGGTGCGTTGCTTTCAATCGGCCCAAGAACCGATCATCGTCGAGGTATTGCGACGACAGCCAActcaacagcaacaacagcaacagcatAGTCAGCGAATCGGATGGAAGGAACAGGAGAGTCGAAGCACAGAACCGGAGAAAGAATGGGAGAGAATGGCCGAAGGTGGCAACAAACGCGATCAACACGCGATTAACATCTGTTCGAATCTGGTGTCGACCGCGGTGCAGACCGACTGGGCTGGACTTCTCGAGACCGAGGAGGAAGAACTGCTGCCGGTCGTCGACGAGCAGCCAAACGATAGCTTCGAGGACTTTCTCGCGCACGACATCGATTTCGAG GAGGTGACGTTGCGGAAGGCGGGCAGCGCCGAGAAGCTAGGACTCACGGTGTGTTACAGTTCCGGATCCGGCAGCGAAGACGCCGACACCGAGGTCTACATCTCGGAAATAGTTCCTGAAAGTCTGGCAGCGCGCGATGGCCGATTGCGAGAAGGCGACCAAATCTTGAGG GTGAACGGAAAGGACGTGGCGAACAAAGAACAAACGGAGAACCTGTTCGCCGAAACGAAAAACGCCGTGACCATTCTCGTCAGTCGATGTCTTTATCAG GAGGACGATTACAAGGAGAGGCGCGTGTACTCTCGG GGCTCGCCGCTGCTTTCGCCGGACCATCTACCTTCCTACCAGAACAGCCTGATCGAGCAGTTGATTcggcagcagcaacagcagacGGAGGAACGGACCAAAGACACGGAAGAGGACGGTTCGACGTTGAggccgccgccgccaccgcctcCACCGGTGCCCTGTCACACGCTTGGACACCAAGCAAACAACAACACCCCTTCCTCGAGCTGTTCTTCCCAAACGTCGCAAAAATCTTCCGGTAGAAACGCTGCGTCGCCTGCGCGACACGCGGATCACGATCGCAAACAGTGGATGCAGGAGACGTTGAAGGATTGCTCGAAGAAGATGGAGGGTCTCTGTGTGCGCGGTCAATCGCAAACAGGTTGCGGAGGCGGAggcggaggaggaggaggaggaatgATCGCGGTTAGGTTGGCAGACGCTTACTCGAATCACGTGTGGAGCGAAACAGAACACATCTACGAGACTATACCGGAGTCTGACAGCGAACCGATCTACTCGTCGCCGTATGAACATCACAGACGTTGGCATCATGCGAATCATACTCCTAGCGTCGTCGCTACTGCACAACCAACCATCACCACCGTCCCTCCGCCACCGACGACCATCGTTTCTACCATCGCGATCGCCATCACGACTACTGCAAATACCACCACGTCGAACGCGCTGATTCAATACTCGCAGAACCAAGCGAATCAGAGTGGAAGATGGTACTGTTCGTCGAAGAGCAACAGCTCGGGCGAGGAGAAGGATAGCTCGAGCGCGTACAACACTGGAGAATCCTGCAACAGCAATCCGCTCACGTTAGAATTGCAACGCGGTGAAAGGGATCATCACAAGAGTACGCTGGTGCTTTGCCCCCCGAAAGCGTTGGCTGtacagcaacaacagcagcagcaacaacagaGGCTCGGTTGCACGTGCCCCGCGTTCACCAACAGACATACAAAGAACCAGTCGAACAAAAGAGGCTCGAGTTCTCATTATTACAGAGATCGTGCGACGGATCCAACCAACTTGCCCGCGGATACTATGTACACGAACATTGCTAACCTTCAGCAAACGATGCTTCTGCAGCAGCAGCTGTTCAAGCAGGCTCTCGACCGTAGAAACTCGACCATCGGTGGATCTAGAGAGAGCAGCAGCGTTACCGCGGTCGCTGCCGGTGGCACTGCGAAAAAGTCCAGGTCTCATGGTAATTTTCAAGCACCGAACTTGACTCGGTACCAGTTTGTCGGCAGTCAACAGGTGTGCGCGTCCAGTTCCTGGATACCACCGGAGGACAAAGCGAACGACGTGCAGATGGAGTGGAAAGTGAAGAGGAGGGCGGACGGAACCAGGTACATCGCTCGGAGGCCAGTCAGGAATCGCATTCTGAGAAATAGGGCGATCAAAATATCGGAAGAGCGAGCCGGTCACAGCACGGAAGACGACACCATGTCGGAAGTGAAG GTTGGCAGATACTGGACCAAGGAAGAACGTAAGAGACAGCTGGAACGTGCTCGCGAACGCAAACAGAGACAACAAGAACTTCAGctgcagcaacagcaacagcaacaacttcagcaacagcagcaacaacagcaacaacagctTCAAATGCAGCAGACCAACGAATTGTTAACGTGCGAGCATGGCGAGCACGAGAAGCTTCCGAAGAAACCGTTGAATATCGTAGAACTGAGTCACAAAAAAATGGCTCGTAAAAAGAACACCCTGGACGATTTCACTACCGTTCAGGAGATGTTGGTTCATGGAAACAGAATCGGTAGCGCGGGAGGTCCCGGTACCGGTGGCAAACTGATGGGTCTTCTTTCGGTAACGACCGTTTGA